A region of Toxorhynchites rutilus septentrionalis strain SRP chromosome 1, ASM2978413v1, whole genome shotgun sequence DNA encodes the following proteins:
- the LOC129772354 gene encoding hydroxylysine kinase has translation MEMKTLHNKRSSLVKTELPENGSDENGYKGESGPETLKPGSKIRPIVTEEGVRKLAERLYGIIVLEMCELDSYDDKNFLIQADRHIKNPILKTVSPNGYVLKIANTLDSKDESFFDAQSEVMMLLDKRNISCPRPVQNIFGKYHSVETLGESKHVVRLLEYIPGKEFHGVPHPDHMFYQAGMFIARVDAALKNFTHEGILKRKSIWMLDNFLQLKDFLYVVKDEQHKDMIESILEAYEKRIVPNLDQFERGVIYGDFNEHNIIVSRKEDNPKEYNIAGIIDFGDVCYSLYVFELAIAMTYMMLEANDLDTGGLVIAGYNMLRMVPQHEKDVLRVAIAARLSQSLVLGLYTATVDENNQYILSTQARGWTLLEDLWREEDKAMLERWDKVADEYLTRSEK, from the exons ATGGAGATGAAAACATTGCACAATAAGCGCTCCTCGCTCGTCAAGACTGAGCTGCCTGAAAATGGTTCGGACGAAAATGGTTACAAAGGTGAAAGTGGACCGGAAACGCTGAAGCCAGGCTCGAAGATTCGACCCATCGTGACCGAGGAAGGTGTTCGGAAGCTGGCGGAGCGACTCTATGGGATCATTGTGCTGGAGATGTGCGAACTGGACTCGTACGATGATAAGAACTTCCTCATTCAGGCTGACAG ACATATCAAGAACCCAATTCTCAAAACGGTCAGCCCCAATGGTTATGTGCTCAAAATCGCCAACACGTTGGACTCCAAGGATGAGAGCTTCTTCGATGCACAGTCGGAGGTTATGATGCTGCTGGACAAACGAAACATTAGCTGCCCTCGGCCAGTGCAAAATATCTTTGGGAAGTATCATTCGGTTGAAACACTCGGCGAAAGCAAGCATGTGGTTCGGTTGCTCGAATACATTCCCGGGAAGGAGTTCCACGGGGTGCCCCATCCGGATCATATGTTCTATCAGGCGGGAATGTTCATCGCCAGAGTGGATGCTGCTTTGAAG AATTTCACACACGAGGGTATCCTCAAGCGTAAATCCATCTGGATGTTGGATAATTTCCTGCAGCTGAAGGACTTCCTGTATGTGGTGAAAGATGAACAGCACAAAGATATGATTGAGTCTATTCTGGAGGCCTACGAAAAACGCATTGTTCCCAACCTTGACCAATTCGAGCGTGGCGTTATCTATGGAGATTTCAACGAGCACAACATCATCGTTAGCCGAAAGGAGGATAATCCCAAAGAGTACAATATCGCCGGCATAATTGACTTCGGTGATGTTTGCTATTCATTGTACGTGTTTGAGCTTGCAATCGCGATGACTTACATGATGCTCGAAGCGAATGATCTGGACACTGGTGGGCTGGTGATTGCCGGATACAATATGCTACGAATGGTTCCGCAGCATGAGAAGGACGTTCTCAGGGTTGCAATCGCTGCTCGGCTTAGCCAGAGTTTGGTTCTGGGGCTGTATACCGCTACGGTCGATGAGAACAATCAGTACATTCTGTCCACACAGGCCCGCGGTTGGACTTTGCTCGAAGATCTGTGGCGCGAGGAGGATAAGGCGATGCTGGAGCGGTGGGATAAAGTGGCCGATGAGTATCTGACTCGGAGTGAGAAATAA